From Nitrosopumilus sp.:
CATTATTTTAGATGAATCAGATGAAATGACTGCAGATGCCCAGACAGCACTCAGAAGAATAATAGAAGATACTGCAAAAATATGTCGATTTATTTTCATTGCAAATAATATTTCAAAAATTATTGATCCTATTCAGAGCAGATGTGCTACCTTCAAATTCACATCAATACCTGAAGAAGATATAATCAATAGATTGGAAGAGATTGCAAAAAAAGAAAAGGTAAAGGCTGACAAAAAGGGTCTAAAGACAATTTATGATTATACTGAAGGAGATTTAAGGCATGCCATTAATCTATTACAAGCAACTGCGAGTCTAGGTGGAATTACCGAAGAGAATGTAAAGGCATCCGCAGGGCTGACAAAAATCAGCGATGTTGATGTGGTTTTAAAAATTGCATTATCTGGAAAAGTTCTAGAAGCCAGAGAGAAAATGATTGAATTAATCAAAGTTTATGGAATGTCTGAATCAGATTTTCTAAAATATATCAACGCATCGGTATTCAAATCAAAACATGATAAATTGGCAGATATTTTAGAAGTGATTGCAAAGTATGATTATAGAATATTAGTTGGGGCAAATTCTGAGATTCAGCTTTCAGCATTGCTTGCAGAACTTGCAAAAATAGAAAGTTGAAACGCAGAGAGTGCCTATAAGGTTTTTGGTAACCCACAATGAATGAAAACGGAGAAATGATATCTAATGGACTCCATCCGGTCTATTTTCATTTTTTCAATACGGACAACATCTTTATGTAAAGTTATGTGTAGAAAAATATGGTAAATATTTTTAACAATGTAGATTTAGAGAAGGTTTCTCAAACATTGGAAAAAGGAAAAGAAGAAAAATCATCTCTTAAAAAACCAGTTAAACTCGAAGGAGAATGGGTTTTAGATTCAAATCAAGGATATCAATTCAGAACAGAATTGGGTTTTGAGAAGGGAAAGCAAGTCATCGAAGTTGATTCTCCATCGTTTCTTGGAGGTCAAGGAAATAGATTGGGTCCTATGGCTTATTGTGTTGCAGGAATCACATCATGTTTTATTGGAACCTTTGTAGGAATTGCAGCTCAACAGGAAATAAAATTAACTAAATTAAAGGTGAATACAGAATGCCAAGTAAATTTCGCAAAAACATTTGATTTGGCTGATGAACCAATTACTGAGGGAATTAATTTCCATGTAGAGGCTGAAAGTGAAAATGCAGACAAAGCAAAACTTCAAGAACTATTAGGCATGGCCAAAGAGCGATGTCCTGCCATGTACAGTATGTCTCACAATATCAATGTCGATGCAAAGATAGTATAATTTGAAACTAAATGGATTCAGATGGTTACTACATCTCAAATAATCAATGCATATAGAAAATATGCAGACAAATATGATTTTGCTGTAAAACTTTATCCTCTGTTAGGAATCAAAATTGGAAAATATAGAAAAATGACAATAGACGCACTTAAGCTTTCAAAAGGAGATACAGTTGTAGAGCTTGGCTGTGGAACTGGTTTGAATTTTTCTCTAGTTTTAGAAAAAATTGGTCCTGAGGGAAAATTAATTGGTGTTGATCTAGTTGACAAAATGCTTGATCAAGCTAGGAAAAGAGTCAAAGAAAATGGATGGAATAATGTTGAATTGATACAAAGTGATTTTACCGATTATGGGTTTCCAAAAGAAGTAGATGGAATTTTTGCAGGTGGCGCACTTCAATATTCTCCAGAGTATGATAAAATAATCAAGCGAGGTTATGATGCATTAAAACCTGGTAAAAAATTTGTATTATTGGATTTTAAAATGTCACAAGGTCCTGCAAGAATCTTTGCACCAATATTGATTTTTTTCACTAGCCCTTTTGAAGCTAAAAAAGAATACTTGGAACGCCATGGATGGAAATCGATTGAAAAATATTTTGATGACACATCTTACTTAGAAGGATGGGGAGGATTTTTGTATCTTTCCGTTGTAAAAAGAAAGCAGCATTCTACTACAAAAGAAAAGACAAAGACGATCACATATCGACTTCCTGCTAAAATGATTGACGAACTGGAAACTCAGGCCATGCAGCAAAACACATCACAAAACGTACTAGTAAAGCAAATCATCCAGAAATACTTACAATGGGATAGATTTTCTGAGGGAATTGCAATGATTCCAATCCCTAAAAATATTCTGCAGATGATGGGACACGACATGACCGCAACAGACATTGACCTGATAGTCGAATCAGTAAAGCCAATCATCAAAGACAGCGTCATGTTCATGAAAGGTAAATACGATCTGAAAAGATGCATAGAGACACTTGAGGATTACATGCAGGCAACAGGGATGAATTCAGACCACAGAATAGAAGGATCGCTGCACCACTTTATCGTACAGCATGGATTGGGAAAGAACTGGTCCTTGTTTACAGAACAACTGCTAAAGGAGATATTTCACGAGTTTTTGCCAGAAAAGAATATCAAATGCCAGACCACCGATTCCACGGTGATTATTACCATAGCGTTGGGTTCAGACTTTGATGAGCATGATTATCAGGAAAAAAAGAAATCAATTGTTGAGAATTAACTCAACTTCTATCTGACCATTATCAAATGTACTTTTCATTCCCTTGATTTTGCTTTTGTACATAAACAGTCTTTTTCCTTCATCAGTGATTGTTCCAGATATGTGCAGAAGTTTATTGTCATGAAGGTTCTGAACTCTCCTGTACACCGTACTCATTGGGATGTTGGTGTCAGAAGTTATTTCAATTACGGATTTTGGCTTGTACATGATGGATTCAAGGATAGATCGGCAGTACTTGTCTGATAAAATTTCTAGCAGGTAGTCTTTTCTTTCTGTTTCTTCAATTTTGAAGGCTTGTGATTGTTGTTGTAATGTTTGCATATTGTAATTATGACTATTTTTGATATAACCACTGAGTATACACTGTCTTACATGGAGTGCAAGTGAAATTAGTGTTATTTTTATCAATTGAGGGAAATATGAAAATCCAAGATGATGAGGGTGCATTGATGAACAATTACCATTGATGAGAATTTAAACTGATTTTATAAGAAAATCCTCCAGTTACACAATCATGGTAGCCATAACACCAGATGTAAAAAGAATGATGAACTCACAACATGTAATTCTAATTGGCACTGTCAATGATCAAAAAATTCCTAACGTTTCACCAAGAAGTTCATTTTATGTTGACAATGATGTAATTTACTGGTATGAAATTTTCATGCACAAATCCTATCAAAACTTTACAAAAAACAATTGGGTGAGTGTGTCAGTAGTTGATTATAATGAATTTTCAGGATATCAGTTAAAAGGACATACAAAGATAGTCACTGACAAGAAAGAATATTTTCATGCTGACACCAGGCTCTCAGAGAATCTCCCAAAAAACCATGAAGAAAAAGTTAGGAAATTAATCCTGAATAACGATACCAAGATAATCCAATTCAAACCACTTGTGTTATACTCGTTGAATCCTGCAGACTTTGAAAAAGCACCTGGCTTGCTGGAATCAGATGTGGATCTAGACAAGCTACAGAAACTTGAAGAGTTTTCAATGCTAGACTACTGAATATGTCCCTCAGTCTGGCAAAAGATGAACATCAAAGGCTTGTAAGAAAACTGATGGAACATTTTGAAGATGATATGGGTCTGATAGTCACATGCGCGTGTTCAGGATATGTAAATTGTGAAAAGACAAAGAGTTTTGAGCCTGATATCCGGGCATTTGACAATAATACTGGTTTGCATTACATTGGAGAGGCAAAAACGTGTGACAATCTTGACAGCCAGCACACCAAAGATCAATTCTTGGAATTTTCAAATAGAATCATGACAGGAGGAAAATCTCACGGTGTGGATGTACCTTTTTACATCATAGTGCCAGAAGATTGTAAATCTCATCTTTTCAAGGTACTCGAAGAGATTGATTTGTCAAAGAATGACAATATTCACATAGTTTGAAGGGATTCACTTCAAAAATGATGTAAATCTTTTTCAATTTTATAAGAAATAGAATTTTGAAAATCAAATGTGAAAAAAATAAGTAGATTTAATTTCCTTCCACTGGCATTTATTTTGTGTCAATACCTACTCATAAAAAAAATCTTTTAAAAAATAGCGTTATAGCTGCATGGGTTATCTTAACTGTCTTTTTGGGGTTTGTTTTGGGGTTTTCAGCTCCTTGGCAAGAACTGATGGGAGACAGTCCATTTTCATCCCTTGCCACAATTCATGGAATTTTTGCAACTTTGGGAGTAATATTTGGTTCTGCTGCAGGATATCTAGGATGGCGTTTATTGTTAGGGCATTTGAGAGCTTATAGAGATCTCAGGATCTTATCTACAATTTCATCTGTTTTAGCAGTACTTGCCATAGTTACAGGTAATTGGATCTATACAGCTTATCGAGGCCCTGGGGGACCGCGAGAGTTTTTCATGTCTACATTTCCGGAAATTCATGAAGTTTTTTTTGAATTCAAAGAACACATTTCACTTTTTCCACTTCCTATCGCTATAGCTGCTACCTTTATCCTTTGGAAGTACAAGGATGCAATACCTTTTGATGAAAGATTACGAAACGCATTAGGGGTGATGATAGCTACGGCCTGGACCGTCCTGATGATAACATTTGTTCTTGGAGCGGCAATAACAAAACTTATGGCGGTATGATATGACTCAAGAAAATAAAAAATCCAAAATGAAAAATGGCATTGCTGCTGCTGCTATGATCTCATCAATGATAGGAGTGTTATCATTATCCATATCTCATACACTAAGTGTACTCTCCCAGGAATCAAAAATGATGATTCATGAAATTGGAAAGGCGTGGATTCCAGGAGCAGAAGCAATCGGCCCATACAGTGGAAAAGAAACAATCATGCTGATAGGATGGGGAGTTAGTTGGATTA
This genomic window contains:
- a CDS encoding replication factor C small subunit, which encodes MSTTGMWVEKYRPTKLSEIVNQTEIINSLEALIKDPTDMPHLMFSGSAGVGKTTAALCIARQILGENAKDYTLELNASDERGIGMVREKVKKFSRFAGMVEVPFKIIILDESDEMTADAQTALRRIIEDTAKICRFIFIANNISKIIDPIQSRCATFKFTSIPEEDIINRLEEIAKKEKVKADKKGLKTIYDYTEGDLRHAINLLQATASLGGITEENVKASAGLTKISDVDVVLKIALSGKVLEAREKMIELIKVYGMSESDFLKYINASVFKSKHDKLADILEVIAKYDYRILVGANSEIQLSALLAELAKIES
- a CDS encoding OsmC family protein, with the protein product MVNIFNNVDLEKVSQTLEKGKEEKSSLKKPVKLEGEWVLDSNQGYQFRTELGFEKGKQVIEVDSPSFLGGQGNRLGPMAYCVAGITSCFIGTFVGIAAQQEIKLTKLKVNTECQVNFAKTFDLADEPITEGINFHVEAESENADKAKLQELLGMAKERCPAMYSMSHNINVDAKIV
- a CDS encoding ArsR family transcriptional regulator → MQTLQQQSQAFKIEETERKDYLLEILSDKYCRSILESIMYKPKSVIEITSDTNIPMSTVYRRVQNLHDNKLLHISGTITDEGKRLFMYKSKIKGMKSTFDNGQIEVELILNN
- a CDS encoding pyridoxamine 5'-phosphate oxidase family protein → MVAITPDVKRMMNSQHVILIGTVNDQKIPNVSPRSSFYVDNDVIYWYEIFMHKSYQNFTKNNWVSVSVVDYNEFSGYQLKGHTKIVTDKKEYFHADTRLSENLPKNHEEKVRKLILNNDTKIIQFKPLVLYSLNPADFEKAPGLLESDVDLDKLQKLEEFSMLDY